The DNA sequence AGCGTTTATTCTTTGACGAAAATACTTATAATTTAGGAAAAGTAGGGCGTTTAAAAATTAATCATCGTATTGAATCTTTGGTTACTCCTCCTCCTTTAGATCATCATGTACTGACTAATGAGGATATTTTAGCCACTGTTAAAATTTTATTAAATATTAAAGACGGCAAAGGGGATGTGGATGACATTGATCACTTAGGTAACCGTCGAGTGAGAGCGGTGGGTGAGTTATTAGAAAATCAATACCGCTTGGGCTTAGTGAGAATGGAAAAATCTATTCGTGAAAAAGTGGGTTTTCAGCAAGATTTAGAAGCGGTAATGCCTTATGATTTAGTAAACTCTAGTGCGATTAACTCGGTTATCAAAGAGTTTTTTGGATTGGGGCAGTTATCTCAATTTATGGATCAAATTAATCCATTGTCAGAGGTAACTCACAAAAGAAGATTGTCGGCTTTAGGGCCTGGTGGTTTATCTCGTGATCGAGCGGGCTTTGAAGTTCGTGATGTGCATCATACTCATTACGGCCGTATATGTCCCATTGAAACTCCCGAGGGTCCTAACATTGGATTAATATCGGCTTTAGCTACTTATGCTAAAGTAAATGATTATGGTTTTATCGAAACCCCTTTTCGAAAAGTAGAAAATGCGATTATTAATGATGATATTATTTATATGTCAGCCTTAGATGAAAAAGATAAGAAAATCTCTCAAATAAACAGAGTGGGTAATAAAGTTAAAGATGACAAGCTTACTATTCGCAGAATGGGTGAGTACGAAAATGTTGCCAAAGAAGAAGTGGAGTTAATGGATGTTTCTCCAGGACAATTAATTTCTGTGGCAACGGCATTAATTCCTTTCTTAGAACATGATGATGCAAACCGTGCTTTAATGGGAGCCAACATGCAACGGCAAGCCGTTCCGATGATTAAGTCAGCGGCACCTTTGGTTGGCACAGGAATGGAAAAATTTATTGCTCGTGATTCTGGAACTAGTGTGGTTTGTTCTAATGACGGGGTGGTTGCTGAAGTAGAAGCCAACCGTATTGTGGTTCGCCGTAGTGCTAAAAAAGGAGCTATGGGAGCCAATATTGATATTTATAATTTAGTAAAATATCGTAAAACTAACCAAAACACTTGCTTCAATCAAGCTCCAGTGGTTAGGGTTGGTGACCTTGTAAAAAAGGGTGATGTTATTGCTGATGGCCCAGCTACAGAGTTGGGAGAATTGGCTTTAGGTCAAAATATGTTAGTGGCCTTTACTCCGTGGATGGGTTACAACTTTGAGGATTCGGTTTTAATTTCCGAAAGATTGGTAAAGCAAGATGTATATACTTCTATACACATTGAGGCTTTTGAATGTTTAGCTCGTGACACAAAATTAGGCGCTGAAGAAATTACTAGAGATATTGCTAACATTAGTGATAGTGATTTAGTAGACATTGATAACAATGGTATTATTCGCATTGGTGCCGAGGTAGCTCCGAGTAGTATTTTAGTAGGTAAAGTGACTCCAAAGGGAGAGACACAACTTTCCCCAGAAGAAAAATTATTGCGTGCCATTTTTGGAGACAAGGCTGGCGACTTTAGAGACTCTTCTTTGCGAGTTCCTTCTGGTGTTGTAGGTACAGTTATTGATGTACAGATTTACAACCGTGATGGCGTTGGTGATGATGACCGTCATAAAGAAATTGTAGAAAGTAAGCAAGAAAAAATTGCCAAAGACCTTTTGACAGAAGAAAACATGATTAAAAATGCTGCGCTAGAGAGTATTAAAAACTTACTAGCTGGTAAAAAATCTTCTGATCAGTTTTTAAATGAAGATGGTTCTGTAGAACTATTAAAAAAAGGTCAAATTATTGGTGCAGATGATTTAGAAGCCATTCCTTTTGAGTTTTTAAGTTACATTCCTGTTACTCCAGAGTTAGAAAAACAAGTTACTCAAATAGTAACAGCAGTGCGTAGTAAACTAAAAGCAGTGAAAGTTATTTTTGGTGAAAAAGCCACTCGTTTATCTAGAGGAGATGAGCTAGCTCCAGGAGTAATTAAAGTGGTTAAAGTTTATGTAGCTATTAAACGACGCATTCAGGTGGGGGATAAGTTAGCCGGTCGCCATGGAAACAAAGTGGTGGTTTCTCGTATTTTACCGGAAGCAGATATGCCTTACTTGGCTGATGGAAGGCCTGTGGATATGGTTTTAAATCCTTTAGGGGTTCCTTCTCGTATGAATATTGGTCAAATTTTAGAAACGCATTTAGGTTGGGCGGCTTATGATTTAGGTCACCAATTAGAAAAAATGTTAGAACAGTTTGATGCTAATCAAATGCGCGATAAGTTAAATAAAATTTATAAAAACCAAGATTTACAAGACAAAATTAATACTGCAAACGAAACATCTTTAAAGGAAATTGCAAGACAGGCAAGAAATGGTGTTCATATTGCGACTCCTGTTTTTGATGGAGCTAATGAAGCTGACATTCAAAGGTTATTAGAATTAGCCGGCTTACCAAAAACCGGGCAAACCACTTTGTTTGACGGAAGAACTGGCGAAGCTTTTCACAATGATGTTACTGTGGGAATTATGTATGTATTAAAACTAAATCATTTAGTAGAAGAAAAAATACATGCTCGGTCTATTGGGCCCTATTCATTAGTTTCTCAACAACCTTTAAGTGGTAAAGCACAGTTTGGTGGTCAAAGGTTAGGGGAGATGGAAGTGTGGGCTATGGAAGCTTATGGTGCCGCTTATTCTTTACAAGAATTTTTAACAGTAAAATCCGATGATGTTGCAGGTCGTACGCGCATTTATGAAAGTATTGTTAAAGGAGAAAATGTATTAGAACCTGGGTTACCAGAGTCTTTCAATGTTTTAATTCGTGAGCTACAAAGTTTGGCTTTAGATATTAATTTAGTGAAGTCTGATATTTTAACCGAAGATGGTAAAGCAAAAATTGAGGAAGAAAAAGGTTTTAATGATTAAAATCTTTTTTTTAATAGAAAAGTAAAAAAGAAAAAATAAAAACAGGAGTTCTTTTGAAAGACTTACTTAACTTTTTAGATAAACCACAATCCCCTTTAT is a window from the Pseudobdellovibrionaceae bacterium genome containing:
- the rpoB gene encoding DNA-directed RNA polymerase subunit beta, encoding MGTTPYAASQIRLRHNFGQIKVDIKIPNLINLQRDSYANFLQSDCDPDKRLEQGLHGVFKSVFPVVDFNKSIQLEYLDYRLEPPKYDVEECLQRGMNYSSSLKVRFRLVIFDISERTNKNSEEPKIVKDVREQEVYMGEIPLMTKNASFVINGIERVVVSQLHRSPGIFFEHDNGKGSVIGKLLHSARMIPYRGSWLDFEFDQKNILYASIDRRRKFPVTILLKALGYDDQALLNYYYKPNILKPQKDGTYKYALDIHSLLGQRAGGNIADKEGNIIVARGRRITRATIKKVEQAKIKDLKIDREGLIGVTLAEPIINLETGEIIADVNADITEEVLDAILALKLKEFAVIFFDKFSVGNHLRNTLLLDKVSTKEEAILELYRRQRPGDPADLESATKFLQRLFFDENTYNLGKVGRLKINHRIESLVTPPPLDHHVLTNEDILATVKILLNIKDGKGDVDDIDHLGNRRVRAVGELLENQYRLGLVRMEKSIREKVGFQQDLEAVMPYDLVNSSAINSVIKEFFGLGQLSQFMDQINPLSEVTHKRRLSALGPGGLSRDRAGFEVRDVHHTHYGRICPIETPEGPNIGLISALATYAKVNDYGFIETPFRKVENAIINDDIIYMSALDEKDKKISQINRVGNKVKDDKLTIRRMGEYENVAKEEVELMDVSPGQLISVATALIPFLEHDDANRALMGANMQRQAVPMIKSAAPLVGTGMEKFIARDSGTSVVCSNDGVVAEVEANRIVVRRSAKKGAMGANIDIYNLVKYRKTNQNTCFNQAPVVRVGDLVKKGDVIADGPATELGELALGQNMLVAFTPWMGYNFEDSVLISERLVKQDVYTSIHIEAFECLARDTKLGAEEITRDIANISDSDLVDIDNNGIIRIGAEVAPSSILVGKVTPKGETQLSPEEKLLRAIFGDKAGDFRDSSLRVPSGVVGTVIDVQIYNRDGVGDDDRHKEIVESKQEKIAKDLLTEENMIKNAALESIKNLLAGKKSSDQFLNEDGSVELLKKGQIIGADDLEAIPFEFLSYIPVTPELEKQVTQIVTAVRSKLKAVKVIFGEKATRLSRGDELAPGVIKVVKVYVAIKRRIQVGDKLAGRHGNKVVVSRILPEADMPYLADGRPVDMVLNPLGVPSRMNIGQILETHLGWAAYDLGHQLEKMLEQFDANQMRDKLNKIYKNQDLQDKINTANETSLKEIARQARNGVHIATPVFDGANEADIQRLLELAGLPKTGQTTLFDGRTGEAFHNDVTVGIMYVLKLNHLVEEKIHARSIGPYSLVSQQPLSGKAQFGGQRLGEMEVWAMEAYGAAYSLQEFLTVKSDDVAGRTRIYESIVKGENVLEPGLPESFNVLIRELQSLALDINLVKSDILTEDGKAKIEEEKGFND